The following proteins are co-located in the Bos indicus isolate NIAB-ARS_2022 breed Sahiwal x Tharparkar chromosome 8, NIAB-ARS_B.indTharparkar_mat_pri_1.0, whole genome shotgun sequence genome:
- the LOC109563407 gene encoding protein CutA homolog isoform X3 yields MDRLGSRCPLPGSTRPSIFICLLILTASLLTYPVLRTLSLQFLSVLTGSYVSGTYSIVFVNCPNEQIARDVARAILDKKLAASVNILPKASSLYYWNGEIEEATEVLLLIKTKTSKIHMLSSYISVHGVAELGRTERLN; encoded by the exons ATGGACAGGCTGGGCTCACGGTGccctctgccaggctccactcGGCCCTCTATCTTTATATGCCTCTTG ATCCTGACAGCCTCTCTCCTGACATACCCCGTGCTCAGGACCCTCAGCCTGCAGTTCCTTTCCGTTCTCACTGGCAGCTATGTGTCCGGCACGTACTCCATTGTTTTTGTCAACTGTCCCAACGAGCAGATCGCCAGAGATGTTGCCAG GGCTATCCTGGATAAGAAGCTGGCTGCCTCTGTGAACATCCTGCCTAAGGCCTCCTCACT ATACTATTGGAATGGAGAAATAGAAGAAGCCACTGAGGTCCTGTTG ttaaTAAAGACAAAGACTTCCAAGATCCATATGCTTTCCAGCTACATCAG tgttcatggggtcgcagagttgggcaggactgagcgactgaactga
- the LOC109563407 gene encoding protein CutA homolog isoform X1, producing MDRLGSRCPLPGSTRPSIFICLLILTASLLTYPVLRTLSLQFLSVLTGSYVSGTYSIVFVNCPNEQIARDVARAILDKKLAASVNILPKASSLYYWNGEIEEATEVLLLIKTKTSKIHMLSSYIRLVHPFEIPELFSLPMDQGDVHYLKWLEEGMEEE from the exons ATGGACAGGCTGGGCTCACGGTGccctctgccaggctccactcGGCCCTCTATCTTTATATGCCTCTTG ATCCTGACAGCCTCTCTCCTGACATACCCCGTGCTCAGGACCCTCAGCCTGCAGTTCCTTTCCGTTCTCACTGGCAGCTATGTGTCCGGCACGTACTCCATTGTTTTTGTCAACTGTCCCAACGAGCAGATCGCCAGAGATGTTGCCAG GGCTATCCTGGATAAGAAGCTGGCTGCCTCTGTGAACATCCTGCCTAAGGCCTCCTCACT ATACTATTGGAATGGAGAAATAGAAGAAGCCACTGAGGTCCTGTTG ttaaTAAAGACAAAGACTTCCAAGATCCATATGCTTTCCAGCTACATCAG GTTGGTGCATCCTTTTGAAATCCCAGAGCTCTTCAGTcttcccatggaccaaggagatGTGCACTATTTAAAgtggctggaggagggcatggaggaGGAGTGA
- the LOC109563407 gene encoding protein CutA homolog isoform X2 → MDRLGSRCPLPGSTRPSIFICLLILTASLLTYPVLRTLSLQFLSVLTGSYVSGTYSIVFVNCPNEQIARDVARAILDKKLAASVNILPKASSLYYWNGEIEEATEVLLLIKTKTSKIHMLSSYIRHWIKLRDLLLLFKQLRAHVVI, encoded by the exons ATGGACAGGCTGGGCTCACGGTGccctctgccaggctccactcGGCCCTCTATCTTTATATGCCTCTTG ATCCTGACAGCCTCTCTCCTGACATACCCCGTGCTCAGGACCCTCAGCCTGCAGTTCCTTTCCGTTCTCACTGGCAGCTATGTGTCCGGCACGTACTCCATTGTTTTTGTCAACTGTCCCAACGAGCAGATCGCCAGAGATGTTGCCAG GGCTATCCTGGATAAGAAGCTGGCTGCCTCTGTGAACATCCTGCCTAAGGCCTCCTCACT ATACTATTGGAATGGAGAAATAGAAGAAGCCACTGAGGTCCTGTTG ttaaTAAAGACAAAGACTTCCAAGATCCATATGCTTTCCAGCTACATCAG GCACTGGATAAAATTACGCGACCTGCTCCTACTGTTCAAGCAACTGCGTGCACATGTTGTGATTTAG